A region from the Macadamia integrifolia cultivar HAES 741 unplaced genomic scaffold, SCU_Mint_v3 scaffold2282, whole genome shotgun sequence genome encodes:
- the LOC122066176 gene encoding uncharacterized protein LOC122066176, whose translation MTLTEEQKLMCADYQLKNEANAWWKSTKPILVALQPNLTWEHFKVEFYNNYFPDSMRERKEIEFMELKQGSNSVLEYQQDFEKLFFFAPEHLKGDQAKVKRFEKGLRPTIGAMLVAQYLHNYAQVVQATKSIEDKQRENYHTIQGKRTVAPSRFGKGTYSSAASDSNGDPTEFQHSIPSTDRWAVREDYTDPRGYVVGLCIGY comes from the exons ATGACCCTCACTGAAGAACAGAAACTGATGTGTGCTGACTACCAACtaaaaaatgaggcaaatgcatGGTGGAAGTCCACTAAACCCATCCTAGTGGCCCTACAGCCTAACCTCACATGGGAACACTTTAAAGTGGAGTTCTACAACAACTACTTCCCAGACAGTATGAGGGAGAGAAAGGAAATAGAGTTCATGGAGCTGAAACAAGGGTCCaactctgtattggaatatcaacaagattttgagaagttgttcttcttcgcACCTGAGCATTTGAAGGGGGATCAGGCAAAGGtgaagagatttgagaaagggttaagacCCACTATAGGGGCTATGTTAGTGGCTCAGTACCTCCACAATTATGCCCAGGTGGTTCAGGCTACCAAATCCATTGAggataaacaaagagagaactatCATACCATCCAAGGGAAGAGGACAGTGGCACCTAGCAGGTTTGGTAAGGGGACATATTCTAGTGCAGCCTCAG ACAGCAATGGGGACCCAACTGAATTTCAGCACAGCATTCCATCCACAGATAGATGGgcagtcagagaggactatacagACCCTAGAGGATATGTTGTGGGCTTGTGTATTGGATATtag